One genomic segment of Rivularia sp. PCC 7116 includes these proteins:
- a CDS encoding glycosyltransferase family 9 protein, with product MRIVALVPGGIGEQILFFPTLDNLKQKYDTSRIDVVCEPSSKAAYQVSQSVSEVLAFDFKDRNSMADFGNLIGMIRDREYDVAITSSQSWITGLLLWLTGINTRIAFKGNNSLFFNCLIPRNEEQYAAYMYNDLLQGLGINSTYPELALNIPKPDIDWATAEQLRNGVNDTGYILVCSPFEDADSAYPADKWLTVIKDFREKQPDMPVVVASEPNNQNFVRTLSEKIPDIKETSPNNVGRLAAIIAGANLMLCTNSAPMQLAVFLQTYTIALFGSGEPIKLLPKSDKFLAVKSPSGSIEDIQPKTILEKVWQG from the coding sequence ATGCGAATAGTAGCCCTTGTCCCTGGTGGAATAGGCGAGCAAATTTTATTCTTTCCGACTTTAGACAATCTCAAGCAGAAGTACGATACATCTCGAATTGATGTGGTGTGCGAACCTTCGTCAAAGGCTGCTTACCAAGTGAGTCAGTCTGTTTCGGAAGTGCTAGCCTTTGATTTTAAAGATCGCAATAGTATGGCTGATTTTGGTAACTTAATCGGCATGATTCGCGATCGCGAGTATGATGTTGCAATTACTTCGTCACAAAGCTGGATTACCGGTTTGCTGCTGTGGTTGACTGGTATAAATACGCGGATTGCTTTCAAGGGCAATAATTCTTTGTTTTTCAATTGCTTAATACCCCGAAATGAAGAACAATACGCTGCCTACATGTACAACGATTTGCTCCAAGGGTTGGGGATAAATTCCACTTATCCGGAGCTAGCTCTCAATATTCCGAAACCAGATATTGATTGGGCAACTGCCGAACAATTACGTAATGGTGTAAACGATACGGGCTATATTTTGGTTTGCAGTCCCTTTGAAGATGCCGATTCCGCTTATCCTGCGGATAAATGGCTGACTGTCATCAAAGATTTTAGGGAAAAACAGCCAGATATGCCCGTGGTAGTTGCTTCTGAACCCAATAATCAAAATTTTGTGCGTACTCTTTCGGAAAAAATACCAGATATTAAAGAAACTTCTCCCAATAATGTTGGTAGGCTTGCAGCCATTATTGCCGGAGCTAATTTAATGTTGTGTACTAATAGTGCGCCCATGCAGCTTGCTGTATTTTTGCAAACTTACACTATTGCTTTATTCGGCTCGGGCGAACCAATTAAATTACTACCTAAAAGTGATAAATTCCTGGCTGTTAAATCTCCTAGTGGTTCTATCGAGGATATTCAGCCAAAAACCATTTTAGAAAAGGTTTGGCAAGGTTAA
- the ispD gene encoding 2-C-methyl-D-erythritol 4-phosphate cytidylyltransferase, whose amino-acid sequence MYLLIPAAGSGRRMGSDRNKLLLDLLGESIITWTLKAAAASNCISWIGIISQPHDSQDFEKILGNLKLNKPVELIQGGSTRQESVYNGLGALPAQAEQVLIHDGARCLATPSLFNSCAETLHKASGLIAAVPVKDTIKVVNENNIIQSTPNRQQLWAAQTPQGFDVKLLKQCHQQAVGNGWEVTDDAALFEKCGLDVLIVPGEETNLKITTPQDLAIAEFILKNRK is encoded by the coding sequence GTGTACCTATTAATTCCCGCAGCGGGAAGTGGCAGAAGAATGGGGAGCGATCGCAATAAACTCTTGTTGGATTTGTTGGGAGAATCTATTATTACCTGGACTCTCAAAGCTGCGGCAGCATCCAATTGCATCAGTTGGATTGGAATCATTTCTCAGCCCCACGATAGCCAAGATTTTGAGAAAATTTTAGGTAATTTAAAACTGAATAAGCCTGTGGAATTAATCCAAGGTGGTTCCACTCGTCAAGAATCGGTCTACAATGGTCTGGGGGCATTGCCAGCTCAAGCAGAGCAAGTATTAATTCATGATGGAGCAAGATGTCTTGCTACACCTAGTTTATTTAACTCCTGTGCCGAAACTTTGCACAAAGCTAGCGGCTTGATTGCCGCAGTGCCAGTTAAGGACACGATAAAAGTTGTAAACGAAAATAATATAATTCAATCGACACCCAACCGACAGCAACTATGGGCGGCACAAACTCCACAGGGATTTGATGTCAAGTTACTAAAACAATGCCATCAGCAAGCTGTGGGCAACGGCTGGGAAGTCACAGATGATGCTGCCTTATTTGAAAAATGCGGGCTAGATGTATTAATAGTCCCAGGTGAAGAAACTAATTTAAAAATCACCACTCCACAAGATTTAGCTATTGCAGAGTTTATTTTGAAGAATAGAAAATAG
- a CDS encoding HNH endonuclease has protein sequence MTYINSALRRQVEQRANYSCEYCLLRSDVAFYSHGVDHIIAVKHGGATNAENLAYTCWRCNRHKGTDLGSFDPQTKEFSFLFHPRKQKWEENFKVENLNIQGLTAEGRTTAKLLQLNTDERIAERQRFWE, from the coding sequence ATGACCTATATTAATTCTGCTCTACGTCGTCAGGTTGAACAACGAGCAAATTATAGTTGTGAATACTGTTTACTTAGGTCAGATGTTGCTTTTTACTCCCATGGAGTAGACCATATAATCGCAGTCAAACATGGTGGTGCTACAAATGCTGAAAATTTAGCTTATACTTGTTGGCGATGTAATCGTCATAAGGGAACAGATTTAGGGTCATTTGATCCACAAACCAAAGAATTTAGTTTCCTCTTTCATCCCCGCAAGCAAAAGTGGGAGGAAAATTTTAAAGTGGAAAATTTAAATATTCAAGGATTAACCGCAGAGGGAAGAACAACTGCGAAATTGCTTCAGTTAAATACCGATGAAAGAATTGCAGAAAGGCAAAGATTTTGGGAATGA
- a CDS encoding DUF760 domain-containing protein: MVFDPDFLNDNFDQHPNQNIFDNIEENPNQLLKYLEHQPPEVLARVAQSVSPEIKQIISQNVQGLVGMLPPANFNVQVTTDRDNLAGLLASAMMTGYFLRQMEQRMNLDNLTNK; the protein is encoded by the coding sequence ATGGTGTTTGATCCAGATTTTTTGAACGACAACTTTGACCAACACCCGAATCAAAATATTTTTGACAACATTGAGGAAAACCCCAATCAGTTGCTCAAATATCTTGAACATCAACCTCCCGAGGTTTTAGCACGTGTAGCCCAGTCTGTCAGCCCCGAAATTAAACAAATCATTTCGCAAAACGTCCAAGGGCTTGTAGGAATGTTACCCCCGGCAAATTTTAATGTGCAGGTGACAACAGACAGGGATAATCTTGCTGGGCTTTTGGCTTCAGCAATGATGACGGGGTATTTCCTGCGCCAAATGGAACAAAGGATGAATTTGGATAATTTAACTAACAAATAG
- a CDS encoding M23 family metallopeptidase codes for MSFRSCSAWFCSLSGILGLICIFPDSARAQSSERNCPKPALERFVNHQVAPEETLKSIAQTYSVTPATIIRMNPTIRNGKVTVGKNLIIPPYDGVVVKLARGQTLKQIAVKHKVRADALFEVNGCQENPQVVFVPKLNKSQGSTQASSTKTNILEAITNSSKLSGYPLPENTAVAFPFGWQINPDNGDVFFHSGIDLSAQPGTSVQAISEGVVVLAQEQGSYGNLVIINHSSGMQSRYAHLQDIKVSLGQEVNKGDLVGTVGSTGAPTLKKPHLHFEIRSSSSLGWVAKDPKEYLE; via the coding sequence ATGAGCTTTCGTAGTTGTTCAGCCTGGTTTTGTAGTTTGAGCGGTATACTCGGCTTAATATGCATATTTCCTGATTCTGCTAGGGCGCAGTCATCGGAAAGGAATTGTCCAAAACCAGCTTTGGAACGTTTTGTTAACCACCAAGTAGCGCCAGAAGAAACTTTAAAATCAATAGCACAAACCTATAGCGTCACTCCTGCAACTATTATCCGCATGAATCCCACAATACGTAACGGTAAAGTTACTGTAGGTAAAAATTTAATTATCCCTCCCTACGATGGGGTTGTGGTTAAGTTAGCCAGAGGACAAACTTTAAAGCAAATAGCAGTAAAACATAAGGTTCGTGCCGATGCGCTGTTTGAAGTCAACGGTTGTCAAGAAAACCCTCAAGTCGTTTTTGTTCCCAAATTAAACAAATCGCAAGGTTCGACTCAAGCTTCATCGACAAAAACAAACATTCTTGAAGCTATTACTAATTCTAGTAAACTAAGCGGATATCCCTTACCAGAAAATACTGCTGTAGCTTTCCCTTTTGGCTGGCAAATAAATCCAGATAACGGTGACGTATTCTTCCATAGCGGTATAGATTTGTCTGCACAACCGGGGACATCCGTACAAGCAATTAGCGAGGGAGTAGTAGTCTTAGCTCAAGAACAAGGTTCTTACGGCAACTTGGTAATTATCAATCACAGCAGCGGAATGCAAAGCCGTTACGCTCATCTTCAAGATATCAAAGTTAGCCTCGGACAGGAAGTAAATAAAGGTGATTTAGTGGGAACTGTAGGAAGTACCGGAGCACCAACTTTGAAAAAACCCCACCTTCATTTTGAAATCCGTTCTAGTTCTTCTTTAGGTTGGGTGGCGAAAGATCCAAAGGAGTATTTGGAGTAA
- the ispG gene encoding (E)-4-hydroxy-3-methylbut-2-enyl-diphosphate synthase: MQTLPTPTTTNTASTTPAFETTIKRRKTRPVKVGDVTIGGGYPVVVQSMINEDTLDIDGSVAAIRRLHEIGCEIVRVTVPSMAHARALSEIKQKLKQTYQDVPIVADVHHNGMKIALEVAKHIEKVRINPGLYVFEKPDANRTEYTKTEFDEIGDKIADTLKPLVISLRDQGKAMRIGVNHGSLAERMLFTYGDTPEGMVESALEFIRICESLDFHNIVISLKASRVPVMLAAYRLMAQRMDAEGMDYPLHLGVTEAGDGEYGRIKSTAGIATLLADGIGDTIRVSLTESPEKEIPVCYSILQALGLRKTMVEYVACPSCGRTLFNLEEVLHKVREATSHLTGLDIAVMGCIVNGPGEMADADYGYVGKTPGFISLYRGREEIKKVPEDKGVEELINLIKADERWVEPD; the protein is encoded by the coding sequence ATGCAAACCCTGCCAACACCAACAACAACTAATACGGCATCTACGACTCCCGCTTTTGAAACCACTATCAAGCGGCGTAAAACCCGTCCTGTAAAGGTCGGGGATGTAACTATCGGGGGAGGATACCCGGTGGTGGTGCAATCGATGATTAATGAGGATACTCTCGATATTGACGGTTCGGTTGCGGCTATCCGTCGCTTACACGAAATCGGCTGCGAGATTGTCCGAGTTACCGTGCCCAGTATGGCTCACGCTAGAGCTTTATCAGAAATTAAACAAAAGTTAAAGCAAACTTACCAAGATGTGCCCATTGTTGCCGACGTACATCATAATGGCATGAAAATTGCTTTGGAAGTTGCCAAGCATATTGAAAAGGTACGAATTAACCCAGGGTTGTATGTTTTTGAAAAGCCAGATGCCAATCGAACTGAATATACTAAAACTGAATTCGACGAAATTGGCGATAAAATTGCCGATACTCTCAAACCTTTGGTAATTTCTCTGCGCGATCAGGGGAAAGCCATGCGAATCGGCGTTAACCACGGTTCCCTTGCCGAACGAATGCTGTTTACCTATGGCGATACTCCCGAAGGAATGGTGGAGTCAGCGCTAGAATTTATTCGTATTTGTGAATCTTTAGATTTTCATAATATAGTAATTTCACTTAAGGCTTCGCGGGTACCGGTAATGTTAGCTGCATACCGGTTGATGGCACAAAGAATGGATGCTGAAGGTATGGATTATCCCTTGCATCTAGGTGTTACTGAAGCCGGTGATGGGGAATACGGACGAATTAAATCAACTGCGGGAATTGCGACTTTATTAGCCGATGGCATTGGCGATACAATTCGGGTATCTTTAACAGAATCGCCGGAAAAAGAAATTCCAGTTTGCTATAGTATTTTGCAGGCTTTGGGATTGCGGAAGACAATGGTCGAATACGTCGCTTGTCCTTCTTGCGGTCGCACTTTATTCAATTTAGAAGAAGTGCTGCACAAAGTTCGCGAAGCAACCAGTCATCTCACGGGATTGGATATTGCGGTTATGGGTTGCATCGTCAATGGTCCTGGAGAAATGGCTGATGCCGATTATGGCTATGTCGGTAAAACTCCCGGCTTTATATCGCTTTACAGGGGTCGAGAAGAAATTAAAAAAGTTCCTGAAGATAAAGGCGTAGAAGAATTGATAAACTTGATCAAAGCTGACGAACGTTGGGTAGAACCAGATTAA
- a CDS encoding pentapeptide repeat-containing protein → MSGIDFDEINPSLDNIINLSNANFSGANLSNANFSYIAFVNTNFTNANLTGANLTYVILSNSILENTNLSRTTIYADGLSDAFLRGANFYQAIIKNWFWDDIEDIWKLNNFAYLWRAKLERANLSNVNLSSAYLEYANLLQANLNNANLDKARLNGANLIGADLSGASLNDAVLTGLIYSSETIFLEGTDLSKAYLAAPGVNLSNIDPERYGFPEYFSWHGAKLYNANLRGAKLLWSNFENVNLSGADLREADIRITNFRNANLSGAILSGSLKHTDLRGANLTGANLSQADLGKALYSPETVFPPDTDLSKAYCICQGSNLINADFRGIHLDNIDLSEADLKNANFEAATLKNCNFSNANLSNANLMLADISYSNFQRANLNKVRFCRQLIQNCNFKGASFRGVDMYRGIYENNDYTGADFSQSLLEETSFDGSILNNTKWEKANLYELYDVKLFRYSENFENISFKRAVLSNKQLAYLSEKGIDVSDTLYVSDEEFINP, encoded by the coding sequence TTGAGTGGAATTGATTTTGATGAGATAAATCCAAGTTTGGATAATATTATTAATTTAAGCAACGCTAATTTTTCGGGAGCAAATTTAAGCAATGCTAATTTTTCTTATATAGCTTTTGTAAATACTAATTTTACTAATGCTAATCTTACAGGGGCTAATTTAACTTATGTTATTTTATCTAATAGTATTCTTGAAAATACTAATTTAAGTAGGACTACTATTTATGCCGATGGTTTATCTGATGCTTTTTTAAGAGGTGCTAATTTTTATCAAGCAATAATTAAAAATTGGTTTTGGGATGATATAGAAGATATATGGAAACTTAATAATTTTGCTTATTTATGGAGGGCTAAACTAGAAAGAGCTAACCTAAGTAATGTAAATTTGAGTTCAGCATATTTAGAATATGCAAATCTTTTACAAGCGAACTTAAATAATGCCAATCTTGATAAAGCTAGATTGAATGGAGCTAATTTGATAGGTGCTGATTTAAGCGGTGCTAGTTTAAATGATGCAGTTCTCACAGGATTGATTTACAGTTCAGAAACAATATTTCTGGAAGGTACCGACCTTAGTAAAGCTTACTTAGCTGCACCAGGTGTCAATCTTAGTAATATTGACCCGGAAAGATATGGATTTCCAGAATATTTTAGTTGGCATGGTGCTAAGCTTTATAATGCGAATTTAAGAGGAGCAAAATTATTATGGAGTAATTTTGAGAATGTTAATTTAAGCGGTGCTGATTTAAGAGAAGCTGATATTCGCATAACTAATTTTAGAAATGCAAATCTAAGCGGTGCTATTTTAAGTGGTTCTTTAAAACATACAGATTTACGAGGTGCGAATTTAACTGGGGCAAATCTTAGTCAAGCTGATTTGGGCAAAGCTTTATATAGTCCAGAAACTGTTTTTCCTCCCGATACTGATTTGTCAAAAGCGTATTGTATTTGTCAGGGTAGTAACCTAATAAATGCCGATTTTCGAGGCATACATCTTGATAATATTGATTTGAGTGAAGCTGATTTAAAGAATGCTAATTTTGAAGCTGCTACTCTAAAAAATTGTAATTTTAGTAATGCTAATTTAAGTAATGCCAATTTAATGCTTGCTGACATCAGTTATTCAAACTTTCAACGAGCTAATCTTAATAAAGTGCGTTTTTGCCGTCAATTGATCCAGAATTGCAATTTTAAAGGTGCTAGCTTCAGAGGTGTAGATATGTATCGTGGAATATATGAAAATAATGATTATACTGGTGCTGATTTTAGTCAATCGTTATTAGAAGAGACTTCCTTTGATGGTTCAATCTTGAATAATACCAAATGGGAAAAAGCAAATTTGTACGAGTTGTATGATGTAAAGTTATTTAGATATTCTGAAAATTTTGAAAATATTAGTTTCAAACGCGCAGTTTTATCAAATAAACAATTGGCATATTTAAGTGAAAAAGGTATCGATGTAAGTGATACTCTTTACGTCAGCGATGAAGAATTTATTAACCCATAA
- a CDS encoding prohibitin family protein: protein MSFIISLLATLIATLVYLNSGKVDDERNRLAIRAVAALIGIVATIASISRALVIVPPGNIGVANLFGRVSDKSLNPGVNLVNPFTKTRNFSTRLKDILENVDASSQEGLNLNLDVSLQYKLDPQKAATVYKTIGTSETQLVISRFRSTIRSIVAQYPANAIYSIKRQEVARRINEQLTKELLPLGFVVEEALLRNVKMPDTIQQAIQEKLKAEQENQRMKFVLEKQRQEAERKRIEAKGIADAQKIISDGLTNQVLQLRRIEATEKLAQSPNSKIIMIGDGKGGMPILLQESANTKP, encoded by the coding sequence ATGAGTTTTATTATCTCTCTTTTAGCTACCTTAATTGCAACCCTTGTTTATCTCAATTCCGGTAAAGTTGATGACGAAAGAAATCGTTTAGCAATACGGGCAGTTGCTGCATTAATTGGGATTGTTGCCACTATTGCTTCAATTTCCAGAGCTTTAGTCATCGTTCCTCCCGGTAATATTGGTGTTGCAAATTTATTCGGTAGAGTCTCCGATAAAAGCCTGAATCCCGGCGTAAACTTGGTTAACCCTTTTACTAAAACTCGGAATTTTTCTACTCGCTTGAAAGATATCTTGGAAAACGTTGACGCAAGTTCTCAAGAAGGTTTAAATCTCAATCTTGATGTCAGTTTACAATACAAACTTGACCCACAAAAAGCCGCAACTGTATACAAAACTATTGGAACCAGCGAAACACAATTGGTAATTTCTCGATTTCGCTCTACTATCCGTTCCATTGTCGCTCAATACCCAGCAAACGCTATTTACTCTATTAAGCGTCAAGAAGTTGCTCGCAGAATAAACGAACAACTCACCAAGGAATTATTGCCTTTAGGTTTTGTAGTTGAGGAAGCTTTGTTACGTAACGTGAAAATGCCTGATACAATCCAACAAGCAATTCAAGAGAAGCTAAAAGCCGAACAAGAAAATCAGCGAATGAAGTTTGTTTTGGAAAAACAGCGCCAAGAAGCTGAACGCAAACGGATTGAAGCCAAAGGTATTGCGGATGCCCAGAAAATTATATCCGACGGACTTACAAATCAAGTATTGCAGTTGCGGAGGATTGAAGCAACAGAAAAGCTAGCTCAATCTCCTAACTCTAAAATTATTATGATTGGTGACGGTAAAGGTGGAATGCCTATCTTATTACAAGAGTCGGCAAATACAAAACCTTGA
- the scpB gene encoding SMC-Scp complex subunit ScpB, with amino-acid sequence MIVAASKIEAILYLKGKPMSIGEIAETAKCDRATAEEGIIELVDEYARRDSALEVVETPAGYSLQLRSDFHDLVQTLIPVELGVGALRTLAAIALNSPMLQSDLINLRGSGAYQHVPELVEQGFVRKRRSGDSRSFSLQITPKFHQYFQIDQLPQPFSNFKKQQQLELELQPANTPAAETV; translated from the coding sequence ATGATTGTAGCGGCATCAAAGATAGAAGCAATTTTGTATTTGAAGGGAAAACCCATGTCTATTGGGGAAATAGCTGAGACTGCAAAGTGCGATCGCGCCACGGCGGAGGAAGGAATAATAGAGTTAGTAGATGAATATGCTCGTCGGGATAGTGCTTTGGAAGTTGTAGAGACTCCTGCAGGCTACAGTTTGCAATTGCGGTCAGATTTCCATGACTTAGTACAAACTTTGATTCCGGTAGAGTTGGGTGTGGGAGCTTTGCGAACTTTGGCTGCAATTGCTCTTAATAGTCCAATGCTGCAAAGCGATTTAATCAATTTACGAGGTTCGGGAGCGTATCAGCACGTTCCGGAATTAGTAGAACAAGGTTTTGTCCGCAAACGACGTAGCGGCGATTCTCGCTCTTTTTCCCTGCAAATTACCCCAAAATTTCATCAATATTTTCAAATAGATCAATTACCTCAACCTTTTTCTAATTTCAAGAAGCAACAACAACTTGAATTAGAATTGCAGCCAGCAAATACTCCAGCAGCAGAAACCGTATAG
- a CDS encoding pentapeptide repeat-containing protein codes for MRLHENADLSGLDLNGCNFSRLNLANVNFTGTNLRGAILRCTQLKNPNFTNADLRDADLQDAEFDNANFTNANLKDADIKNAHLDHAIFCNTIMPDGSIKNDNC; via the coding sequence ATTAGATTACATGAAAATGCCGATTTAAGCGGATTAGATTTAAACGGTTGTAATTTTAGTAGACTTAATTTAGCGAATGTAAATTTTACCGGAACTAATTTGAGAGGTGCAATTTTGAGATGCACGCAATTAAAAAACCCTAATTTCACAAATGCCGATCTACGAGATGCAGATTTACAAGATGCTGAGTTTGATAATGCTAATTTTACAAATGCGAATTTAAAAGATGCTGATATCAAAAATGCTCATCTAGATCACGCGATTTTTTGCAATACTATTATGCCTGATGGAAGTATTAAAAATGATAACTGCTAA
- a CDS encoding HhoA/HhoB/HtrA family serine endopeptidase produces MKLSVKQLAVSLSLVAIGGGAGLLGSRFLPQSRSYNQFKNVTAALPPETVINRPVGVSVGASRGGEMNFIASAVQKTGSAVVRINATRKVANPISKALKNPLLRRFFGEDEQPFPQERIERGTGSGFILSDDGKLLTNAHVVSDTDTVQVTLKDGRTFEGKVVGVDKITDVAVVKIPATELPNVRLGSSRNLIPGQWAIAIGNPLGLDNTVTIGIISATDRTSAQVGVPDKRVSFIQTDAAINPGNSGGPLLNSNGEVIGVNTAIRADAQGLGFAIPIETAARIADELFTKGKVQHPFLGIEMVDLTPTRKKQLTQETSLKLEQDTGILVRRVTSDSPAQEAGLRPGDIIQKVNKQPVKSSAQVQKFVESSTVGDILQIQVKRGSKIQTFKVQSGAYPHR; encoded by the coding sequence ATGAAGTTATCTGTAAAACAATTGGCTGTTTCCCTTTCTTTAGTGGCAATTGGTGGCGGTGCAGGTTTGTTGGGAAGTCGCTTCCTGCCCCAAAGTCGCTCTTATAATCAGTTTAAAAATGTTACAGCAGCTTTGCCTCCAGAAACTGTTATCAACCGTCCAGTAGGAGTGTCAGTTGGTGCAAGTCGAGGGGGTGAAATGAATTTTATTGCTAGCGCAGTGCAAAAAACAGGTTCTGCGGTAGTACGAATCAATGCCACTCGTAAAGTAGCTAATCCAATTTCAAAAGCATTGAAAAATCCTCTCCTACGGCGATTTTTTGGAGAGGATGAGCAGCCGTTTCCCCAAGAAAGAATTGAACGGGGTACGGGTTCTGGTTTTATATTGAGCGATGATGGCAAGTTGTTGACTAACGCTCACGTAGTATCAGATACAGATACCGTCCAGGTTACGCTTAAAGATGGTCGTACTTTTGAAGGTAAAGTAGTTGGCGTTGATAAAATTACTGATGTCGCCGTTGTCAAGATTCCCGCGACAGAATTACCTAACGTTAGATTGGGAAGTTCCCGAAATTTGATCCCCGGACAATGGGCGATCGCTATCGGCAATCCTTTGGGTTTGGATAATACTGTCACCATAGGCATTATCAGCGCGACAGATCGTACCAGCGCTCAAGTAGGAGTTCCAGATAAGCGAGTTAGCTTTATTCAAACCGACGCTGCAATTAATCCCGGTAACTCGGGGGGACCTTTATTAAATTCTAACGGTGAAGTGATTGGAGTTAATACGGCAATTCGAGCTGATGCTCAAGGCTTGGGATTTGCCATTCCCATCGAAACCGCTGCTCGGATTGCAGACGAATTATTTACTAAAGGGAAAGTACAGCATCCCTTCTTAGGTATAGAAATGGTGGATTTGACTCCTACTAGGAAAAAGCAGCTGACTCAAGAAACTTCGCTCAAATTAGAGCAAGATACTGGCATTCTAGTAAGAAGAGTCACTTCTGATTCCCCCGCCCAAGAAGCAGGATTGCGTCCAGGGGATATCATTCAAAAAGTCAATAAACAACCCGTCAAATCTTCCGCACAAGTGCAAAAATTTGTTGAATCCTCCACCGTCGGGGATATTTTGCAAATTCAAGTTAAACGCGGAAGCAAAATTCAAACGTTTAAAGTTCAGTCTGGGGCTTATCCCCATAGATAA
- the ctpC gene encoding carboxyl-terminal processing protease CtpC, which produces MVISRSGLVLGATAVTLSTIAVAGLGIHSQGQALFKESPKEIVDEVWQIIYRQYVDGTFNQVDWQAVRKEYLNKKYTDKQQAYKSIREMLKKLDDPYTRFMDPKEFKNMQVDTSGELTGVGITIGLDEETKKLTVIAPLEDTPAFKAGILAKDVITKIDGKSTEGMDTSEAVTLIRGEPGSKVKLTISRNGKEKDYLITRAKIEIHPVDYSVKQTPAGKTGYIRLKTFSANASKEMREAIRDLEKKNVDGYVLDLRNNPGGLLFSSIEIARMWLKDGTIVSTIDRKGVVEKEAANGRSLTEKPLVVLVDKGSASASEILSGALQDNKRAVLVGSKTFGKGLVQSVRPLYDGSGVAVTIAKYHTPSGKDINKAGIKPDIKVELSDEQRQKLWLKQRDRLATLKDPQYAKAIEQLKKEIAAKGNIRAEKK; this is translated from the coding sequence ATGGTGATTTCAAGAAGTGGACTTGTTCTGGGTGCTACTGCCGTGACGCTTTCAACGATTGCTGTCGCAGGTCTTGGCATTCATTCACAAGGACAAGCCTTATTTAAAGAAAGTCCTAAAGAGATAGTAGATGAAGTTTGGCAAATTATTTACCGCCAATACGTAGATGGTACGTTCAATCAAGTCGATTGGCAGGCTGTTCGTAAAGAGTACTTAAATAAAAAATACACTGACAAGCAGCAAGCTTATAAATCCATCCGGGAAATGCTTAAAAAGCTGGATGACCCCTATACCCGGTTTATGGACCCCAAAGAGTTCAAGAACATGCAGGTGGATACTTCTGGGGAACTAACTGGTGTTGGTATCACTATTGGTCTTGATGAGGAAACTAAGAAGTTAACCGTTATTGCACCATTAGAAGATACTCCAGCGTTTAAAGCCGGTATTTTGGCGAAAGATGTCATTACTAAAATTGATGGCAAAAGCACCGAGGGAATGGATACCAGTGAAGCGGTAACTTTAATTAGAGGAGAACCTGGAAGTAAAGTTAAGTTAACTATTTCTCGTAATGGTAAGGAAAAAGATTATTTAATTACCCGAGCAAAAATCGAAATTCATCCGGTTGATTATTCTGTCAAACAAACTCCTGCTGGTAAAACTGGCTACATTCGTCTCAAGACCTTCAGCGCTAATGCTTCAAAGGAAATGCGCGAAGCTATTAGAGATTTGGAGAAGAAAAACGTTGACGGCTACGTTCTGGATTTACGTAACAATCCAGGCGGTTTATTATTCTCTAGTATCGAAATTGCCAGGATGTGGCTTAAGGATGGTACGATTGTTTCCACCATTGACCGCAAGGGAGTTGTAGAGAAAGAAGCAGCAAACGGGCGATCGCTCACGGAAAAGCCATTAGTAGTTTTGGTTGATAAGGGAAGTGCTAGTGCGAGTGAAATCCTTTCCGGTGCGTTGCAAGATAATAAGCGTGCTGTTTTAGTCGGTAGCAAGACTTTTGGTAAAGGTTTGGTACAGTCGGTGCGTCCCCTTTATGATGGTTCCGGCGTTGCAGTTACGATTGCTAAATATCATACCCCCAGCGGTAAAGATATCAATAAAGCCGGGATTAAACCAGATATAAAAGTTGAGTTGAGCGACGAACAACGACAGAAATTGTGGCTCAAGCAACGCGATAGACTAGCTACCTTAAAAGATCCCCAATATGCTAAAGCTATAGAACAATTGAAGAAGGAAATTGCTGCAAAAGGCAATATTAGAGCGGAGAAAAAATAG